A portion of the Calliphora vicina chromosome 5, idCalVici1.1, whole genome shotgun sequence genome contains these proteins:
- the hebe gene encoding bromodomain-containing protein DDB_G0280777 isoform X1: protein MLPLYQQRNYYNNMADVNKPKLQLRSGLSINGDKTPSPATKLLINHGKPNFTIQRSPKVQNGHANPLSPTPDAPAVLKANNNNNNNNEFVVKSTTFNGVFKPSNISAATKQTLQENGNSNSNTMNGNDNEAAKVVLRRAKVVQTETREAAEEDGNVPEFILRQRRIQERLANQNILDFENRRSGYFTQVMISPSSPNRQSFAETMASPAVKPGLEIPPPPATTQHEEDIKEETAQEKLEHEQQEHEEQQQADVVKTEETVLHAEPFTLNGQDEEEVAKAIEEVNKAVEGEDDDKTELEEQVENHFEEPVTTLEQVEETKPEEAQEKQQELAPVVAVVTSAAVEEEQQVETPIVAVVVTSALEVAEEQQNGHVEAEVTSTPITEDTAKEPQSNGVAEEPAEPLQNGHTTNGEALDNGITISHTNGLSGPTLPSPDPTGEKGVNFEPKTVVSFSQELGNNVNKYPDTVKVHRDTETPEVDNELKELTKLKFEIKGDDKDIEVKSVLITETA from the coding sequence TGTTGCCGCTATATCAACAACGTAACTACTACAACAACATGGCTGATGTAAACAAACCAAAATTACAATTGCGCTCCGGTTTATCCATCAACGGAGACAAGACACCCTCACCGGCCACCAAACTCTTGATCAATCATGGCAAACCCAATTTTACCATACAACGGTCACCCAAGGTACAAAACGGCCATGCAAATCCTTTGTCACCCACACCAGATGCACCAGCTGTGCTAAaggccaacaacaacaacaataataacaatgagTTTGTGGTTAAGAGCACCACATTCAATGGGGTATTTAAACCTTCGAACATTAGTGCGGCCACCAAGCAGACTTTGCAAGAAAATGGCAACAGCAACAGTAACACCATGAATGGCAATGATAATGAGGCTGCTAAGGTGGTTTTAAGAAGGGCCAAGGTTGTGCAAACAGAAACGAGGGAGGCTGCAGAGGAGGATGGAAATGTTCCTGAATTCATACTTAGACAAAGGCGCATACAAGAACGTTTGGCCAATCAAAATATCTtggattttgaaaatagacGCAGTGGCTATTTCACCCAAGTCATGATATCGCCTTCGAGTCCCAATCGCCAATCGTTTGCGGAGACCATGGCCAGTCCTGCTGTTAAGCCTGGTTTGGAAATACCACCACCACCAGCCACAACGCAACATGAAGAAGACATTAAGGAAGAAACCGCACAAGAAAAGCTAGAACATGAGCAACAAGAGCATGAAGAACAACAACAAGCTGATGTAGTGAAAACAGAAGAGACTGTTTTACATGCTGAACCTTTTACACTTAATGGCCAAGATGAAGAAGAAGTTGCTAAGGCCATTGAGGAGGTCAACAAGGCTGTAGAGGGAGAGGATGATGATAAAACGGAGTTAGAAGAACAAGTTGAAAATCACTTTGAAGAACCGGTAACAACTCTAGAGCAAGTAGAAGAAACAAAACCAGAAGAAGCTCAGGAAAAACAACAAGAACTAGCTCCCGTAGTGGCTGTAGTTACCTCTGCAGCTGTAGAAGAAGAACAACAAGTAGAAACCCCAATTGTAGCAGTCGTTGTTACTTCAGCCCTAGAAGTTGCGGAAGAGCAACAAAATGGTCATGTGGAAGCTGAAGTCACCTCAACCCCTATAACTGAGGACACAGCTAAAGAACCCCAGTCTAATGGTGTGGCTGAAGAACCAGCAGAACCTCTACAAAATGGCCACACTACTAATGGCGAAGCTTTAGATAATGGAATCACCATTTCTCATACAAATGGCTTAAGTGGCCCCACACTACCTTCCCCCGATCCCACAGGCGAAAAGGGTGTTAATTTTGAGCCCAAAACTGTAGTATCTTTCTCCCAGGAATTAGGTAACAATGTCAACAAATATCCTGATACTGTTAAAGTGCATAGAGACACAGAAACTCCGGAAGTAGACAATGAATTAAAGGAACTAAccaaattgaaatttgaaattaaggGAGATGATAAAGATATTGAAGTTAAATCTGTACTAATAACCGAAACAGCTTAA
- the hebe gene encoding bromodomain-containing protein DDB_G0280777 isoform X2 — protein MADVNKPKLQLRSGLSINGDKTPSPATKLLINHGKPNFTIQRSPKVQNGHANPLSPTPDAPAVLKANNNNNNNNEFVVKSTTFNGVFKPSNISAATKQTLQENGNSNSNTMNGNDNEAAKVVLRRAKVVQTETREAAEEDGNVPEFILRQRRIQERLANQNILDFENRRSGYFTQVMISPSSPNRQSFAETMASPAVKPGLEIPPPPATTQHEEDIKEETAQEKLEHEQQEHEEQQQADVVKTEETVLHAEPFTLNGQDEEEVAKAIEEVNKAVEGEDDDKTELEEQVENHFEEPVTTLEQVEETKPEEAQEKQQELAPVVAVVTSAAVEEEQQVETPIVAVVVTSALEVAEEQQNGHVEAEVTSTPITEDTAKEPQSNGVAEEPAEPLQNGHTTNGEALDNGITISHTNGLSGPTLPSPDPTGEKGVNFEPKTVVSFSQELGNNVNKYPDTVKVHRDTETPEVDNELKELTKLKFEIKGDDKDIEVKSVLITETA, from the coding sequence ATGGCTGATGTAAACAAACCAAAATTACAATTGCGCTCCGGTTTATCCATCAACGGAGACAAGACACCCTCACCGGCCACCAAACTCTTGATCAATCATGGCAAACCCAATTTTACCATACAACGGTCACCCAAGGTACAAAACGGCCATGCAAATCCTTTGTCACCCACACCAGATGCACCAGCTGTGCTAAaggccaacaacaacaacaataataacaatgagTTTGTGGTTAAGAGCACCACATTCAATGGGGTATTTAAACCTTCGAACATTAGTGCGGCCACCAAGCAGACTTTGCAAGAAAATGGCAACAGCAACAGTAACACCATGAATGGCAATGATAATGAGGCTGCTAAGGTGGTTTTAAGAAGGGCCAAGGTTGTGCAAACAGAAACGAGGGAGGCTGCAGAGGAGGATGGAAATGTTCCTGAATTCATACTTAGACAAAGGCGCATACAAGAACGTTTGGCCAATCAAAATATCTtggattttgaaaatagacGCAGTGGCTATTTCACCCAAGTCATGATATCGCCTTCGAGTCCCAATCGCCAATCGTTTGCGGAGACCATGGCCAGTCCTGCTGTTAAGCCTGGTTTGGAAATACCACCACCACCAGCCACAACGCAACATGAAGAAGACATTAAGGAAGAAACCGCACAAGAAAAGCTAGAACATGAGCAACAAGAGCATGAAGAACAACAACAAGCTGATGTAGTGAAAACAGAAGAGACTGTTTTACATGCTGAACCTTTTACACTTAATGGCCAAGATGAAGAAGAAGTTGCTAAGGCCATTGAGGAGGTCAACAAGGCTGTAGAGGGAGAGGATGATGATAAAACGGAGTTAGAAGAACAAGTTGAAAATCACTTTGAAGAACCGGTAACAACTCTAGAGCAAGTAGAAGAAACAAAACCAGAAGAAGCTCAGGAAAAACAACAAGAACTAGCTCCCGTAGTGGCTGTAGTTACCTCTGCAGCTGTAGAAGAAGAACAACAAGTAGAAACCCCAATTGTAGCAGTCGTTGTTACTTCAGCCCTAGAAGTTGCGGAAGAGCAACAAAATGGTCATGTGGAAGCTGAAGTCACCTCAACCCCTATAACTGAGGACACAGCTAAAGAACCCCAGTCTAATGGTGTGGCTGAAGAACCAGCAGAACCTCTACAAAATGGCCACACTACTAATGGCGAAGCTTTAGATAATGGAATCACCATTTCTCATACAAATGGCTTAAGTGGCCCCACACTACCTTCCCCCGATCCCACAGGCGAAAAGGGTGTTAATTTTGAGCCCAAAACTGTAGTATCTTTCTCCCAGGAATTAGGTAACAATGTCAACAAATATCCTGATACTGTTAAAGTGCATAGAGACACAGAAACTCCGGAAGTAGACAATGAATTAAAGGAACTAAccaaattgaaatttgaaattaaggGAGATGATAAAGATATTGAAGTTAAATCTGTACTAATAACCGAAACAGCTTAA